A single region of the Lotus japonicus ecotype B-129 chromosome 4, LjGifu_v1.2 genome encodes:
- the LOC130710173 gene encoding lecithin-cholesterol acyltransferase-like 4, with protein sequence MAILLEDLLRSVELWLNLIKKPQSQPNVNPNLDPVLLVPGIGGSILNAVNDTDGSQERVWVSFLSAEYKLKTKLWSRYDPSTGKTVSLDTDSTIRVPEDRHGLYAIDILDPDLIIGGESVYYFHDLIMEMRKWGFEEGKTLFGFGYDFRQSNRLQETMDRFAAKLELIYNAAGGKKINLISHSMGGLLVKCFMCLQSDVFEKYVKNWIAIAAPFQGAPGCVNSTFLNGMSFVEGWEQKFFISKWSMHQLLIECPSIYELKGCPDFQWQNPPLLELWRERHHSDGKSHVILESYPPRESIEIFEHALLNNTVNHDGEEIPLPFNSEIMNWAYKTWDILSSAKLPSNVKFYNIYGTNLETAHSVCYGSASNPVSDLQQLRYSQAKYVCVDGDGTVPVESAKADGLDAVARVGIPGEHRGILCEPHLFRILKHWIKAGDPDPFYNPLNDYVILPTAFEVERHQEKGLEVISLRDEWEIISKDQDAQGNTADEMSLSSISVSHEGTNNQSWSEAHATVTVHHGNEGKQHVHLNALAVSVDAS encoded by the exons ATGGCGATCTTGCTGGAGGACCTCCTTCGATCCGTTGAACTGTGGTTGAATCTGATCAAGAAGCCCCAATCGCAACCCAACGTGAACCCTAACCTCGACCCTGTGTTGTTGGTTCCTGGCATTGGTGGTTCCATTTTGAACGCCGTCAACGACACCGATGGTAGCCAGGAACGTGTTTGGGTTAGCTTCCTCTCCGCTGAGTACAAGTTGAAGACCAAGCTTTGGTCACGCTATGATCCTTCTACTG GGAAAACCGTCTCCTTGGACACAGATTCAACAATTAGGGTTCCTGAAGATAGGCATGGTCTCTATGCTATAGACATTTTGGACCCGGACTTG ATAATTGGAGGCGAGTCTGTGTATTATTTCCATGACCTGATCATGGAAATGCGAAAATGGGGGTTTGAAGAGGGAAAAACACTATTTGGCTTTGGATATGATTTTCGACAGAGCAACAG GTTGCAGGAAACAATGGATCGGTTTGCAGCAAAATTAGAATTAATTTATAACGCGGCAGGAGGGAAAAAGATAAACCTCATAAGTCATTCCATGGGTGGTCTTTTGGTCAAATGTTTCATGTGCCTGCAAAGTGAT GTTTTTGAGAAATATGTTAAGAACTGGATTGCGATTGCTGCACCATTCCAGG GTGCACCTGGATGTGTAAATTCTACCTTTTTGAATGGAATGTCATTTGTGGAGGGATGGGAGCAAAAGTTTTTTATTTCCAAATGGAGCATGCACCAACTG TTAATAGAATGTCCATCAATATATGAACTGAAGGGTTGTCCTGATTTTCAATGGCAAAACCCTCCTCTTCTGGAACTGTGGCGTGAGAGACATCATTCTGATGGGAAATCTCATGTTATTCTGGAGTCATATCCGCCTCGTGAGAGCATTGAGATTTTTGAGCACGCTCTTCTAAATAACACA GTTAATCATGATGGTGAGGAAATTCCCCTACCTTTCAACTCAGAGATCATGAATTGGGCATACAAAACATGGGATATTCTGTCTTCTGCCAAACTTCCCTCAAATGTTAAATTTTACAATATTTATGGGACCAATCTTGAGACGGCTCACAGTGTTTG CTATGGAAGTGCGAGCAACCCTGTCTCAGATCTGCAACAGCTACGTTATTCCCAG GCCAAATACGTCTGTGTTGATGGCGATGGAACGGTTCCAGTGGAGTCAGCCAAG GCTGATGGGCTCGATGCGGTGGCAAGGGTTGGAATCCCGGGTGAACATCGGGGAATCCTTTGTGAACCTCATTTATTCCGGATTCTCAAGCACTGGATTAAGGCCGGAGATCCCGATCCCTTTTACAATCCCCTCAATGATTATGTGATTCTGCCTACTGCTTTTGAAGTGGAGAGACATCAAGAGAAGGGTCTTGAAGTAATATCCCTTAGAGATGAATGGGAAATTATTTCCAAAGACCAAGATGCCCAGGGAAATACTGCGGACGAAATGTCCTTGAGTTCCATATCGGTTTCGCATGAAGGAACCAATAATCAATCTTGGTCTGAGGCTCATGCTACTGTCACTGTTCACCACGGTAATGAGGGTAAGCAGCATGTTCATTTGAATGCCTTGGCTGTTTCAGTTGATGCTTCATGA